In Falco cherrug isolate bFalChe1 chromosome 5, bFalChe1.pri, whole genome shotgun sequence, one DNA window encodes the following:
- the KDELR3 gene encoding ER lumen protein-retaining receptor 3 yields MNIFRILGDVSHLLAIIILLMKILKSKSCSGISGKSQILFALVFTTRYLDLFTTFISVYNTVMKVIFLMCAYITVYMIYVKFRKTFDSENDSFRLEFLLVPVTGLSFLENHSFTPLEILWTFSIYLEAVAILPQLFMISKTGEAETITTHYLFFLGLYRALYIANWVWRYYTENFYDQIAVVSGVVQTIFYCDFFYLYVTKVLKGKKLSLPMPV; encoded by the exons ATGAACATCTTCCGCATCCTGGGGGATGTCTCCCACTTGCTGGCCATCATCATCCTCCTGATGAAGATCCTGAAGTCCAAGTCCTGCTCTG GTATCTCTGGGAAGAGTCAGATTCTTTTTGCCCTTGTCTTCACAACCCGCTATCTGGACCTGTTCACAACCTTCATCTCTGTCTATAACACTGTAATGAAG gtGATTTTTTTGATGTGTGCCTACATCACCGTGTACATGATCTATGTGAAATTCCGGAAAACATTTGACAGCGAGAATGACTCCTTTCGCCTCGAGTTCCTGCTGGTCCCTGTCACAGGCTTGTCATTTCTGGAGAACCACAGCTTCACACCCTTGGAG ATACTCTGGACCTTCTCCATCTACCTGGAGGCCGTGGCTATCCTTCCTCAGCTCTTCATGATCAGCAAGACAGGGGAAGCAGAGACCATCACGACGCACTACCTTTTCTTCCTGGGCCTCTACCGTGCTCTCTACATTGCCAACTGGGTCTGGCGCTACTACACGGAGAATTTCTATGATCAGATCGCTGTAGTTTCCGGGGTGGTACAAACCATCTTCTACTGTGACTTCTTCTATCTCTACGTTACCAAAG tcctaaaaggaaagaagctaAGTCTTCCCATGCCTGTTTGA